A portion of the Salinigranum marinum genome contains these proteins:
- a CDS encoding transposase, whose protein sequence is MKRVNTFEVVPQTENDKECLLRFLDASASLWNELTYERRQNYFGDGDVWDTSEYRGQYNGVVGSATVQQVTRKNSEAWRSFFALKEKGEYANPPSYWGNEGDGREFRSYIRNNQYTIRWGKRSRLEIPVGQDLKDEYRLGYHERLRLEVRGTPKWDGKQGRLELEYDEVSDTFRAFQPVTVPDSRLACHEAALDGGANNLVACSTTTGNQYLYDGRGLFGRFCETTDEIARLQSKLPERLRLSESRKTPSSGRLREGRYSSKRIRRLYRQRTKRRDHAQNALVRDLVERLYDEGVATVYVGDLTDVLKTHWSVRVNEKTHNFWAFKKFIHRLACVCEEYGIALEAESEAGTSQTCLECGGHDETIRHEDTLTCPCGFEGHADLKASETFLRENSDTEARPMARPVRFEWDDHDWSESPRTHESPKEVRTNPQVASVGR, encoded by the coding sequence ATGAAGCGCGTCAACACCTTCGAGGTCGTGCCACAGACCGAGAACGACAAAGAGTGCCTCCTACGGTTCCTCGACGCCTCCGCTTCTCTGTGGAACGAACTGACCTACGAACGTCGTCAGAACTACTTCGGTGACGGCGACGTGTGGGACACGTCCGAATACCGTGGACAGTACAACGGTGTCGTCGGAAGCGCAACCGTTCAACAGGTCACGCGCAAGAACAGCGAAGCGTGGCGGTCGTTCTTCGCCCTCAAGGAGAAAGGCGAGTACGCCAACCCGCCGTCATACTGGGGCAACGAGGGGGACGGACGCGAATTCCGTAGCTACATCAGAAACAACCAGTATACGATTCGGTGGGGGAAGCGTAGTCGTCTCGAAATCCCTGTCGGGCAAGACCTGAAAGACGAATACAGACTCGGCTACCACGAACGACTCCGCCTCGAAGTCCGAGGCACTCCGAAGTGGGACGGCAAACAGGGTCGTCTGGAACTTGAGTACGACGAGGTTAGCGACACGTTCAGGGCTTTTCAACCAGTCACCGTACCTGATTCTCGACTGGCTTGTCACGAAGCCGCCCTCGACGGTGGCGCGAACAATCTCGTCGCCTGTTCCACGACCACTGGGAACCAGTACCTCTACGACGGTCGGGGGTTGTTCGGACGATTCTGCGAGACGACAGACGAAATCGCCCGTCTACAGTCGAAACTGCCCGAGAGACTGCGTCTCTCGGAATCACGGAAGACTCCGTCTTCCGGACGACTCCGAGAGGGACGCTACAGTTCCAAGCGGATTCGACGGCTGTACCGACAGCGGACGAAGCGTCGTGACCACGCACAGAACGCGCTGGTGCGCGACCTCGTTGAACGGCTGTACGACGAGGGCGTGGCGACAGTGTACGTGGGTGACTTGACCGACGTGTTGAAAACGCATTGGTCGGTCAGGGTGAATGAGAAGACACACAACTTTTGGGCGTTCAAGAAGTTCATCCACCGTCTCGCGTGTGTCTGTGAGGAGTATGGCATCGCCCTCGAAGCCGAGTCGGAAGCGGGGACGAGTCAGACGTGTCTCGAGTGTGGCGGCCACGACGAGACGATTCGCCACGAGGACACGCTGACGTGTCCGTGCGGTTTCGAGGGACATGCCGACCTCAAGGCGTCAGAGACGTTCCTTCGAGAAAACAGCGATACGGAAGCCAGGCCGATGGCACGGCCCGTGCGATTCGAGTGGGACGACCACGACTGGTCGGAGTCACCACGCACTCACGAAAGTCCCAAAGAAGTGCGCACGAACCCGCAAGTTGCCTCCGTGGGTCGGTAG
- a CDS encoding L-aspartate oxidase, whose translation MSFQERRDDQPRETAYETVDLGVLVIGAGAAGARTAIELVEQGVDPEDILVIGKRTHGDAHTTWARGGINGALGTHDPEDDWTIHAADTLKEGHFLNDPEKVETVTRRMPDVLRELDDWGMPYSRTDDGEIDQRYFGAQSFRRTAFAGDHTGESLMETLIRRARALSVPYRDDVFVTRLLTDDAAGRVLGAAGFDMDTGEFVLFDADVVVLAAGGHTSLYDRHSSRDDENTGDGPALAYQAGARLMDMEFVQFHPTGMVGGRYGEEWDGRLVTEAVRGEGGRLFNADVSASEASGGAGEQGSPAGERFMERYSPEQMELDARDVVARAIDREVREGRGTDDGGVYLDISHRDRDFIRERLPRMYERFAELGVDMATDPVEVAPTAHYGMGGVVVDAVGETDVDGLYAVGETMAGVHGANRLGGNSLAETVAFGVVTGAAIAARRQRGAVGGADSGVLYDRAAIHFADLGRLARSDGTYDPEALFDELREVLWAHAGIRRDDRGLSAGLDALADLRTRASDLAVGDPTTRSFAFAMNLGFALDVAEGILRGAAARTESRGAHARTDYPETDEEWRRNVVLHRDSVGAMRLTTTPVDEPSEAVQVALDAGYELDYHQLE comes from the coding sequence ATGAGTTTTCAGGAACGGCGCGACGATCAGCCACGCGAAACGGCGTACGAGACGGTCGACCTCGGCGTCCTCGTGATCGGTGCGGGGGCGGCCGGCGCGCGGACGGCGATCGAACTCGTCGAACAGGGGGTCGACCCCGAAGACATCCTCGTGATCGGGAAGCGTACCCACGGAGACGCTCACACGACGTGGGCCCGCGGTGGGATCAACGGTGCACTGGGTACCCACGACCCCGAGGACGACTGGACGATCCACGCCGCGGACACGCTGAAAGAGGGTCACTTCCTGAACGACCCCGAGAAGGTCGAGACAGTCACCCGGCGAATGCCCGACGTGCTGCGCGAACTGGACGACTGGGGGATGCCGTACAGTCGGACCGACGACGGCGAGATCGACCAGCGGTACTTCGGCGCACAGTCGTTTCGGCGGACGGCGTTCGCCGGCGACCACACCGGCGAGTCGCTCATGGAGACGCTGATTCGGCGGGCCAGAGCGCTGTCGGTGCCGTACCGCGACGACGTGTTCGTCACGCGACTACTCACGGACGACGCGGCTGGCCGTGTACTCGGCGCGGCCGGCTTCGACATGGACACCGGCGAGTTCGTGCTGTTCGACGCCGACGTCGTCGTGCTGGCCGCCGGTGGCCACACCAGCCTCTACGACCGGCACTCCTCGCGCGACGACGAGAACACCGGTGACGGGCCAGCCCTCGCGTACCAAGCAGGCGCCAGGCTGATGGACATGGAGTTCGTCCAATTCCACCCCACCGGGATGGTCGGGGGCCGGTACGGCGAGGAGTGGGACGGCCGGTTAGTGACGGAGGCCGTCCGCGGCGAAGGTGGCCGCCTGTTCAACGCCGACGTCTCCGCGAGCGAGGCGAGCGGAGGCGCGGGAGAACAGGGTTCTCCCGCCGGCGAGCGGTTCATGGAGCGGTACTCGCCCGAGCAGATGGAACTGGACGCACGGGACGTGGTCGCGCGGGCCATCGACCGGGAGGTCCGCGAGGGCCGGGGAACCGACGACGGCGGCGTCTACCTCGACATCTCACACCGGGATCGCGACTTCATCCGCGAACGACTCCCCCGCATGTACGAACGGTTCGCCGAGCTCGGAGTCGACATGGCCACCGACCCCGTCGAGGTGGCACCGACGGCCCACTACGGGATGGGTGGAGTCGTCGTCGACGCGGTTGGCGAGACGGACGTCGACGGCCTCTACGCGGTGGGCGAGACGATGGCCGGCGTCCACGGCGCGAACCGCCTCGGGGGCAACTCGCTGGCCGAAACCGTGGCGTTCGGTGTCGTCACTGGCGCGGCCATCGCAGCACGGCGACAGCGAGGAGCGGTCGGCGGGGCTGACAGCGGCGTGCTCTACGACCGGGCCGCGATTCACTTCGCCGATCTGGGGCGACTCGCCCGGAGCGACGGCACGTACGACCCGGAGGCGCTGTTCGACGAACTGCGCGAGGTGCTCTGGGCGCATGCCGGGATCCGCCGCGACGACCGGGGACTGTCTGCAGGGCTCGACGCGCTAGCCGACCTCCGGACCCGGGCGTCGGACCTCGCCGTGGGCGACCCGACGACGCGGTCGTTCGCGTTTGCGATGAACCTCGGGTTCGCGCTCGACGTCGCCGAGGGGATCCTGCGAGGGGCGGCCGCCCGCACCGAGTCGCGGGGAGCACACGCACGGACCGACTACCCCGAGACTGACGAGGAGTGGCGTCGGAACGTGGTACTCCACCGCGATAGCGTCGGGGCGATGCGACTCACCACGACGCCCGTCGACGAACCGAGCGAGGCGGTGCAGGTGGCGCTGGACGCCGGCTACGAACTCGACTACCATCAGTTGGAGTGA
- a CDS encoding IS1595 family transposase, which yields MIPLDVFSSESLAADLLQQVRWRDGVSCPRCRSDRTVRNGSYGAFQRYLCKDCDRTFNDKTGTIFAHSKVALRKWLFSIYAFLRFNTSLRQLQREIGVTYKTMHRRVERFTRALDAPRLDLVGPVEIDELYVSAGLKGRERDQESRSRGLSQRGRGRYDQDKPPIFTLVDRGTGQRYVVPAKSADESTVRLLLEEHEEESLTVYTDGFRAYDPLEDDDEFDREYVVHGDGEYADGDVHVNTCESHASLARRWLSPHRGISKDKLTQYLRAFQLRSELFRKPGRQALKHAVEATL from the coding sequence ATGATTCCGCTCGATGTGTTTAGCTCGGAATCGCTCGCAGCGGACCTGTTACAGCAGGTTCGCTGGCGTGACGGTGTTTCTTGCCCTCGCTGCCGTTCTGACCGGACGGTCAGAAACGGCAGCTATGGGGCGTTTCAACGCTATCTGTGTAAGGATTGCGACCGCACGTTCAACGATAAGACGGGCACAATCTTCGCTCACTCGAAGGTTGCGCTCCGCAAGTGGTTGTTCTCGATCTACGCGTTCTTGCGATTCAACACGAGTCTCCGGCAACTTCAGCGAGAGATCGGAGTGACCTACAAGACGATGCATCGGCGCGTCGAGCGCTTTACCAGAGCGCTCGACGCGCCTCGTCTCGATCTTGTTGGACCGGTTGAGATCGACGAACTGTACGTCTCTGCCGGACTGAAAGGCCGCGAGCGCGACCAAGAGTCGCGCTCGCGTGGACTCTCACAACGCGGACGCGGAAGGTACGATCAAGACAAGCCGCCGATCTTCACACTCGTTGACCGTGGAACTGGACAGCGATACGTCGTTCCCGCGAAATCCGCCGACGAATCGACGGTGCGACTCCTCCTTGAAGAACACGAGGAGGAGTCGCTGACCGTCTACACCGATGGATTTCGGGCATACGACCCACTAGAGGACGACGACGAGTTCGACCGCGAATACGTCGTCCACGGTGACGGCGAATACGCGGATGGAGACGTTCACGTGAACACCTGCGAGAGCCACGCGTCGCTGGCGCGACGGTGGCTCTCGCCCCATCGAGGTATCTCGAAAGACAAGTTGACACAGTATCTTCGCGCCTTCCAGCTACGCAGCGAACTCTTCAGAAAACCCGGTCGACAAGCACTCAAGCACGCTGTCGAAGCGACTCTCTGA
- a CDS encoding IS5 family transposase produces the protein MASLRRLARMCRDLAKQHVDDPEVPAAPDGAGGYAKWVQIALILYRVELEKSLRETEDYLNEMPGVLAVFELDEAPHYSSFCRWEQEYRMRDLRRLLRASAEQAGWSGEAAIDASGFQRDQTSYHYRDRANYSFQSMKTTILIDVNSLAIKDVHFTTKKAWDGHIGMQVFRRNAEDLRVLSADANYSWSDLREECRSNSTRPLIKHREQTPLQKAHNARMNEDYNQRWMSETGFSQLKEDDGEKLRSRSWHGQFRELTRKCIVHNLTQAAS, from the coding sequence ATGGCATCGCTCAGACGGCTAGCACGGATGTGTCGAGATCTTGCCAAACAGCACGTTGACGACCCGGAAGTACCCGCCGCGCCGGACGGCGCGGGCGGGTACGCGAAATGGGTGCAGATCGCCTTGATTCTGTACCGCGTCGAGTTGGAGAAGAGCCTCCGTGAGACTGAAGACTATCTTAACGAGATGCCCGGTGTCCTCGCCGTGTTCGAACTTGACGAGGCACCGCACTACAGTTCGTTCTGCCGGTGGGAACAAGAGTACCGGATGCGTGACCTGCGCCGCCTGCTCCGCGCTTCGGCGGAGCAGGCGGGCTGGAGTGGTGAAGCCGCGATTGACGCGAGTGGCTTCCAGCGCGATCAAACCAGCTACCACTACCGCGACCGCGCGAATTACTCGTTCCAGTCGATGAAGACGACGATCTTGATCGACGTGAACTCGCTGGCGATCAAGGACGTTCATTTCACGACGAAGAAAGCCTGGGACGGCCACATCGGGATGCAGGTCTTCCGCCGGAACGCGGAAGACCTGCGTGTGTTGTCTGCTGATGCGAACTATTCGTGGAGCGACCTCCGCGAGGAGTGTCGCTCCAACTCAACGCGACCGTTGATCAAGCACAGGGAGCAGACACCGTTGCAGAAGGCCCACAACGCCCGGATGAACGAGGACTACAACCAACGCTGGATGAGCGAGACAGGTTTCTCGCAGTTGAAGGAAGACGACGGCGAGAAGCTCCGCTCCCGGAGCTGGCATGGCCAGTTCCGGGAGCTGACTCGCAAGTGCATCGTGCATAACCTGACGCAGGCGGCGAGTTAG
- a CDS encoding DUF7539 family protein — protein sequence MAEFPDERQLVLRARSQLEEWTNTARTQAYAELFEGDEPLLTTAEVHLLDALDSELERQGGDGVWGTDQYGIHTAGTSSSDTSLGVVCVYHPQITKDSVLRGQDELDDETEEQLNAALWQYSERVATLIEEELDEFIRHTQR from the coding sequence ATGGCTGAGTTTCCAGATGAGAGGCAGCTCGTCCTCCGAGCTCGTTCCCAGCTAGAAGAATGGACCAATACGGCTCGGACACAGGCATACGCTGAACTGTTCGAAGGCGACGAACCACTCCTCACCACAGCGGAGGTTCATCTCCTCGATGCGCTCGATTCAGAACTGGAGCGACAAGGCGGAGATGGTGTCTGGGGAACTGATCAATATGGAATCCACACGGCTGGGACCTCGAGTTCGGATACCTCGCTCGGCGTCGTCTGTGTGTACCACCCCCAGATAACCAAAGACTCCGTTCTTCGTGGGCAGGACGAACTCGATGACGAAACCGAAGAGCAACTCAATGCCGCACTCTGGCAATATAGTGAACGGGTTGCGACACTCATCGAAGAAGAACTCGACGAGTTCATCCGCCACACACAGCGTTAA
- a CDS encoding nucleotidyltransferase domain-containing protein: MFGSVARGRADRQSDIDLWVLASDRADQHRANELAKELGQQRFGDTSTAGRRRRYDRATTGQGDRYEFQILVETPESAQAHSDRLEDVFTDAITLVDSDTVRDLKHEVMSGA; this comes from the coding sequence GTGTTCGGCAGTGTCGCCCGTGGTCGAGCCGACCGACAGAGCGACATCGACCTCTGGGTACTCGCCAGCGACCGGGCCGACCAGCACCGCGCTAACGAACTCGCGAAGGAACTCGGACAGCAGCGGTTCGGTGACACCAGCACGGCGGGTCGCAGACGGCGGTACGACCGGGCGACGACCGGGCAGGGTGACCGTTACGAGTTCCAGATCCTCGTCGAGACGCCGGAGTCGGCACAGGCCCATAGCGATCGACTCGAGGACGTGTTCACCGACGCGATTACGCTCGTGGACAGCGACACCGTCCGTGATCTCAAGCACGAGGTTATGAGCGGTGCCTGA
- a CDS encoding DUF7342 family protein gives MTDNRPADVNERVTEEWKADTSPGERVRTVMKRTYDPQSVATIAERALTSETTARKHLGILSADGFVEAVSPPDARGTWYKRAPRSVVLERAKQILDSVDIETLSARVTELRETLREFEEQTGAESPRAAAIADAEIGAEAMTEWQTARRNLKLARAALALADATEAVEDDTGSDERGEPAGVIG, from the coding sequence ATGACCGACAATCGCCCCGCCGACGTGAACGAGCGCGTCACCGAGGAGTGGAAGGCGGACACCAGTCCGGGCGAGCGCGTTCGCACCGTCATGAAGCGGACGTACGATCCCCAGTCAGTCGCTACCATCGCCGAGCGTGCGCTGACCTCAGAGACGACCGCACGCAAGCATCTGGGCATCCTTTCAGCGGATGGCTTCGTCGAGGCAGTCTCCCCGCCGGATGCACGCGGAACGTGGTACAAACGCGCTCCCAGATCGGTCGTCCTCGAACGCGCCAAGCAGATACTCGATTCGGTTGACATCGAGACGCTGTCGGCACGCGTCACGGAGCTTCGCGAGACCCTCCGAGAGTTTGAGGAGCAGACCGGCGCAGAATCGCCACGCGCCGCGGCCATCGCTGACGCGGAAATCGGTGCAGAGGCGATGACGGAGTGGCAGACGGCACGTCGGAACCTGAAGCTCGCACGGGCCGCCCTCGCGCTCGCGGACGCAACCGAGGCCGTCGAGGACGACACCGGCTCGGACGAACGCGGCGAACCAGCAGGCGTCATCGGCTGA